One segment of Comamonas thiooxydans DNA contains the following:
- the rocF gene encoding arginase, with product MAYTSSTLIGLPTDIGASRLGAAMGPDALRVAQLGPALERLGVQVSDLGNLSGPANPRGARDAQGLRNLAECLSWNRIAHDAVLQVLQQNRLPILLGGDHTLATGSISAVARHCRATGKQLRVLWLDAHSDCNTPESSPTGNLHGMPVSSLCGLGPTELASLSGTTPALPASSFCQIGLRSVDESEKHMIRELGLEVYDMRAIDELGMREVMRRALVTLLGRNDRDIHLHLSFDVDFLDPDIAPGTGTPVRGGPTYREAQLCMEMIADTGRLASLDIVELNPALDLRNQTAELVVDLVQSLFGQSTLMRPAPQAAPR from the coding sequence ATGGCATACACATCGTCCACACTGATCGGTCTGCCCACCGATATCGGTGCCTCGCGCCTTGGCGCTGCCATGGGGCCCGATGCCCTGCGTGTGGCCCAGCTGGGCCCGGCGCTGGAGCGGCTGGGCGTGCAGGTCAGCGATCTGGGCAATCTGAGCGGCCCCGCCAATCCGCGTGGCGCGCGCGATGCCCAGGGTCTGCGCAATCTGGCCGAATGCCTGAGCTGGAACCGGATCGCCCATGACGCGGTGCTGCAGGTGCTGCAGCAAAACCGGCTGCCCATACTGCTGGGTGGCGACCACACGCTTGCCACAGGCTCCATCAGCGCCGTGGCCCGCCATTGCCGCGCCACGGGCAAGCAGCTGCGCGTGCTCTGGCTCGATGCCCACTCGGATTGCAACACCCCCGAAAGCTCGCCCACGGGCAATCTGCACGGCATGCCGGTGTCAAGCCTCTGCGGACTGGGGCCGACGGAGCTGGCCTCGCTGTCGGGCACGACTCCCGCTCTGCCCGCCTCATCGTTCTGTCAGATCGGCCTGCGCAGCGTGGACGAGAGCGAAAAGCACATGATCCGAGAGCTGGGGCTGGAGGTCTACGACATGCGGGCCATTGACGAACTGGGCATGCGTGAAGTGATGCGCCGGGCACTGGTCACCTTGCTGGGACGCAACGACAGGGACATCCACCTGCATCTGAGTTTCGACGTGGACTTTCTGGACCCCGATATAGCCCCCGGCACGGGAACGCCGGTACGCGGCGGCCCCACCTACCGCGAGGCCCAGTTGTGCATGGAAATGATTGCCGACACCGGCCGTCTTGCCTCGCTGGACATTGTGGAGCTCAACCCGGCGCTGGATCTGCGCAACCAGACGGCAGAGCTGGTGGTGGATCTGGTGCAAAGCCTGTTCGGCCAGAGCACGCTGATGCGCCCCGCGCCGCAAGCGGCGCCGCGCTGA
- a CDS encoding Crp/Fnr family transcriptional regulator, with protein sequence MPRKHQPEADSVALIRRALRLCPLMRHWPDDVLDEVVAVARLRRYDKRTPLMVGERSRREVLVVASGRLAVEGVDAAGVRFVLSLHGPGEIVSLVRMLGNTRFVYHFVVQEGTVLVHLPGGAFMAVLDAHPALWRDVCMLVLERLHEQIATQQRRALGHTANHVADALARLALIHGKPIEGGQAVSLRISQGDLAAMLAVSRQTVNKELRTLEQMGVINAAYGRVTIHDLEALRQAAGG encoded by the coding sequence ATGCCTCGCAAACACCAACCTGAAGCCGATTCCGTGGCGCTGATACGGCGTGCCTTGAGGCTGTGCCCGCTGATGAGGCACTGGCCGGATGACGTGCTGGACGAAGTGGTGGCCGTGGCGCGGCTGAGGCGCTATGACAAGCGAACGCCCCTCATGGTTGGCGAGCGATCGCGCCGCGAGGTGCTGGTGGTGGCTTCGGGGCGTCTGGCGGTGGAGGGCGTGGATGCGGCGGGCGTGCGCTTCGTGCTGTCCCTGCACGGCCCCGGAGAGATCGTGAGCCTGGTGCGCATGCTGGGCAACACCCGCTTCGTCTATCACTTCGTGGTGCAGGAGGGCACGGTGCTCGTGCACCTGCCGGGAGGGGCGTTCATGGCCGTGCTGGATGCGCACCCGGCGCTGTGGCGCGATGTCTGCATGCTGGTGCTGGAGCGCCTGCACGAGCAGATCGCCACCCAGCAGCGCCGCGCCCTGGGCCATACCGCCAATCATGTGGCCGATGCGCTGGCACGGCTGGCGCTGATTCACGGCAAGCCTATCGAAGGCGGCCAGGCCGTGAGCCTGCGCATCTCGCAGGGCGATCTTGCGGCCATGCTGGCGGTCTCGCGCCAGACCGTGAACAAGGAGTTGCGCACGCTGGAGCAGATGGGCGTGATCAATGCGGCCTATGGGCGCGTGACCATCCACGACCTCGAAGCCCTGCGCCAGGCGGCCGGCGGCTGA
- a CDS encoding porin, producing MKHKQWLAAAGWAIFGSAAWAQSSVEIFGVMDVHLNSTRSGATRLTRLEDGGSAASRIGFRGSEDLGGGWRARFMLEAGVTPDTGMGTIPGPSLAFTRQSFIGLSAPWGHVEMGRMYTPMFGALFRADPFGMNSLFSPTNLGYSTDGQPNLKAFAARGSNLVRYRLPEGQPWVLDLAYSFGEVPSPDSNNARLYGGTVGWNQKPFFMAYSVQNFTEGSAAAPVATPRTSRYQTLVASWDAIPKLRLSGSYSRVSIHLAGTGDAHLLQLGTEWSATFTTKVMLSVARRKVDGSERRQTAWTLGYDHYLSKRTTLYARWLQLSNAGGSSVSIANVPVVADSGNGVRSLALGVRHNF from the coding sequence GTGAAGCACAAGCAATGGCTTGCCGCCGCAGGCTGGGCCATATTCGGCAGTGCCGCCTGGGCGCAGAGCAGCGTGGAGATCTTCGGCGTCATGGACGTCCATCTCAACAGCACCCGATCGGGGGCCACGCGGCTGACACGCCTGGAGGACGGCGGCAGCGCCGCCTCGCGCATAGGCTTTCGCGGCTCCGAGGACCTGGGCGGCGGCTGGCGCGCCCGCTTCATGCTCGAGGCCGGCGTCACTCCGGACACCGGCATGGGCACCATTCCCGGGCCTTCCCTGGCCTTCACCCGCCAGTCCTTCATCGGCCTGAGCGCGCCCTGGGGCCACGTCGAGATGGGCCGCATGTACACGCCCATGTTCGGCGCCCTGTTCCGCGCCGACCCGTTCGGCATGAATTCGCTGTTCTCTCCCACCAATCTCGGCTATAGCACCGACGGCCAGCCGAACCTGAAGGCCTTTGCCGCGCGCGGCAGCAATCTCGTGCGCTACCGCCTTCCCGAGGGCCAGCCCTGGGTGCTGGACCTGGCCTACTCCTTCGGCGAGGTGCCCTCGCCCGACAGCAACAACGCCCGGCTTTACGGCGGCACCGTGGGCTGGAACCAGAAGCCCTTCTTCATGGCCTACAGCGTCCAGAACTTCACAGAAGGCAGCGCTGCAGCGCCCGTGGCCACGCCGCGCACCAGCCGCTACCAGACGCTGGTGGCCAGTTGGGATGCCATACCTAAGCTGCGCCTGAGCGGCAGCTACAGCCGCGTCAGCATCCACCTGGCCGGTACAGGCGACGCCCACCTCCTGCAGCTGGGCACGGAGTGGAGCGCAACCTTCACGACCAAGGTGATGCTGTCGGTGGCACGCCGCAAGGTCGACGGCTCCGAACGCCGCCAGACCGCCTGGACCCTGGGCTACGACCACTACCTGAGCAAGCGCACCACGCTGTACGCGCGCTGGCTGCAACTGAGCAACGCGGGCGGCTCCTCGGTATCCATCGCCAACGTGCCCGTGGTGGCCGACAGCGGCAACGGCGTGCGTTCGCTGGCACTGGGCGTGCGCCACAACTTCTGA
- a CDS encoding acetate--CoA ligase family protein: MQPSMDFDFAGLDALFSPRSIAVVGATDSPERIGGIPLDYLLRLGYTGRLHAVNPRAATVQGLPTHARLTDIPDPVDLAIVAVPQAHVAAVLEDAATARVRSMVLFSSGFAETGAEGAAAQQALQERARAAGIRIIGPNCLGFMRPGHQTYATFSPAPNAGCVKPGRIGLISQSGAFGAYAYSMARERGLGLSLWATTGNEADVQLADGLAWLARDPETDVIMAYMEGCRDGERLRAALALARERGKPVIMFKVGTSELGAAAAASHTASLAGNDAVYDAVFRQYGVLRAHTISDFFALAASASIAPIPRNRSLGLLTVSGGVGAMMADDASAAGLDVQPLSEAAQRQLLEWVPFAAPRNPVDITGQVTNDVTLLERSAELMMQDRNFASWLGFFAAGGLSDAFWAVLRSLVEKLRAAHPDTLLAICTLCSDARRAEMEALGCLVFSDPSAAIRCIGALASLADMPRAAPLPSASPAQPTLQLPAGSLSEARSMELLAKAGMLVVPHQLVRTQQQAAQAVQALGGTIALKVASADIAHKSEVGGVALNLHTAMDAGAAFERILASARQARPEAQLDGALAARMVHGGVECIAGVHRDPVFGPVLMFGLGGIHVEILRDVSLRALPITRDDALAMVQELRTFPILAGARGKPPADLQALADALVALAGFAQRCGDTLSSAEINPLIALPREQGGCVAVDALVIGADRCTAPAR; this comes from the coding sequence ATGCAGCCATCAATGGACTTCGATTTCGCCGGGCTGGACGCCCTGTTCTCGCCACGCTCCATCGCCGTCGTCGGTGCCACCGACTCGCCGGAGCGCATAGGCGGCATTCCGCTCGACTACCTGCTGCGCCTCGGCTACACGGGCCGGCTGCATGCCGTGAACCCGCGCGCGGCCACGGTGCAGGGCCTGCCCACCCACGCGCGGCTGACCGACATCCCCGACCCCGTAGATCTGGCCATCGTGGCCGTGCCCCAGGCCCATGTGGCCGCGGTGCTCGAGGACGCGGCCACGGCCCGCGTGCGCTCCATGGTGCTGTTCTCATCGGGCTTTGCCGAGACCGGCGCCGAAGGCGCGGCGGCCCAGCAGGCCCTGCAGGAACGCGCCCGCGCAGCCGGCATACGCATCATAGGCCCCAACTGCCTGGGCTTCATGCGCCCCGGCCACCAGACCTACGCCACCTTCTCGCCCGCCCCCAATGCGGGCTGCGTCAAGCCCGGGCGCATAGGCCTGATCAGCCAGTCCGGGGCCTTTGGAGCCTATGCCTACAGCATGGCGCGCGAGCGCGGTCTGGGCCTGTCCCTGTGGGCGACCACGGGCAACGAAGCCGACGTTCAGTTGGCCGACGGCCTGGCCTGGCTGGCCCGCGATCCGGAGACCGATGTCATCATGGCCTACATGGAGGGCTGCCGCGACGGCGAGCGCCTGCGCGCGGCCCTGGCGCTGGCGCGCGAGCGCGGCAAGCCCGTGATCATGTTCAAGGTGGGCACCAGCGAGCTGGGCGCGGCTGCGGCCGCCTCGCATACGGCATCGCTAGCCGGCAACGATGCTGTCTATGACGCCGTGTTCCGCCAGTACGGCGTACTGCGCGCACACACCATCAGCGACTTCTTCGCGCTGGCGGCCAGCGCCTCCATCGCGCCGATTCCGCGCAACCGCTCCCTGGGCCTGCTCACCGTCTCGGGCGGCGTGGGCGCCATGATGGCCGACGACGCCAGCGCCGCCGGTCTCGACGTGCAGCCCCTGTCAGAGGCCGCCCAGCGCCAGTTGCTCGAATGGGTGCCGTTTGCCGCGCCACGCAACCCCGTGGACATCACGGGCCAGGTCACCAACGACGTCACCCTGCTCGAGCGCAGCGCCGAGCTGATGATGCAGGACCGGAACTTCGCGAGCTGGCTGGGATTTTTCGCCGCGGGCGGCCTGTCCGACGCGTTCTGGGCCGTGCTGCGCTCCCTGGTGGAAAAGCTGCGCGCCGCCCACCCCGACACGCTGCTGGCCATCTGCACGCTGTGCTCCGACGCGCGCCGCGCCGAGATGGAGGCCCTGGGATGCCTGGTGTTCTCGGACCCCAGCGCGGCCATACGCTGCATAGGCGCCCTGGCCTCGCTGGCCGATATGCCGCGCGCCGCGCCGCTGCCGTCGGCCTCCCCGGCCCAGCCCACGCTGCAGCTGCCCGCGGGCAGCCTGTCCGAAGCCCGCAGCATGGAACTGCTGGCCAAGGCCGGCATGCTCGTGGTGCCCCACCAACTGGTGCGCACCCAGCAGCAGGCGGCGCAAGCCGTGCAGGCCCTGGGCGGCACCATTGCGCTGAAGGTGGCCAGCGCCGACATCGCGCACAAGTCCGAGGTCGGCGGCGTGGCGCTGAACCTGCACACGGCCATGGATGCGGGCGCCGCCTTCGAGCGCATTCTCGCCAGTGCACGCCAGGCGCGGCCCGAAGCGCAGCTGGACGGAGCGCTGGCCGCGCGCATGGTGCACGGCGGCGTCGAATGCATTGCTGGCGTGCACCGCGATCCGGTGTTCGGCCCGGTGCTGATGTTCGGCCTGGGCGGCATCCACGTCGAAATCCTTCGCGACGTGTCGCTGCGCGCACTGCCCATCACCCGGGACGATGCCCTGGCCATGGTGCAGGAGCTGCGCACCTTCCCCATCCTGGCCGGCGCGCGCGGCAAGCCGCCCGCGGACCTGCAGGCACTGGCCGATGCGCTGGTGGCACTGGCTGGCTTCGCCCAGCGCTGCGGCGACACCCTGTCCAGCGCCGAGATCAACCCCTTGATCGCCCTGCCTCGAGAACAGGGCGGCTGCGTGGCGGTCGATGCGCTGGTGATAGGCGCCGACCGCTGCACAGCCCCAGCCCGCTGA
- a CDS encoding tripartite tricarboxylate transporter substrate binding protein, with translation MKTHHTQAPAAGGQDSGAMQGLPAGSCAAGSTTGYTGLSRRGCLLHLAGLAPALAPVFALAPAAARAQDSYPSRPVRIIVQFAAGGSSDILARTLGDGLSKRLGQPVIVENRSGAGGIIGTDYVVKSAADGYTLLLTVPGPIAANLVLYKKLPYDPRTDLRMVSDVAGQRTVMAVHSSVPAKTFAELIELVRKAPGDYAMGSWGAGTQPHQIQAFMERKYGVKVLHAAYKGESPMVSDLISGMIQMTSASISTLKPYIESGRLRALAVPGISRATALPNVPTFAEQGFKDDVYTFMAPTSLMAPAKTPDAIVERIGREVAVVVRQPEMQRRLQEMGADPIGNTPAQAASDYQSYLPVAIALTQSTGVQPN, from the coding sequence ATGAAGACCCATCACACCCAAGCCCCGGCCGCTGGCGGCCAAGACAGCGGCGCCATGCAGGGCTTGCCTGCAGGCAGCTGCGCAGCGGGCTCCACCACCGGCTACACAGGCCTGTCCCGGCGCGGCTGCCTGCTGCATCTGGCGGGCCTAGCTCCCGCACTCGCTCCTGTATTCGCCCTGGCTCCGGCCGCCGCACGTGCCCAGGACAGCTACCCCAGCCGACCCGTGCGTATCATCGTTCAGTTCGCGGCCGGCGGCTCCTCCGACATCCTCGCGCGCACCCTTGGCGACGGCCTGTCCAAGCGCCTGGGCCAGCCCGTCATCGTGGAAAACCGCAGCGGCGCGGGCGGCATCATTGGCACGGACTACGTGGTCAAGAGCGCTGCGGACGGCTACACCCTGCTGCTGACCGTGCCCGGCCCCATCGCCGCCAACCTGGTGCTGTACAAAAAGCTGCCCTACGACCCGCGCACCGACTTGCGCATGGTCTCGGACGTGGCCGGCCAGCGCACCGTCATGGCCGTGCACTCTTCCGTGCCTGCCAAGACCTTTGCCGAGCTGATCGAGTTGGTGCGCAAGGCACCCGGCGACTACGCCATGGGCTCCTGGGGCGCGGGCACGCAGCCACATCAGATACAGGCCTTCATGGAGCGCAAGTACGGCGTCAAGGTACTGCACGCCGCCTACAAGGGCGAAAGCCCCATGGTCTCCGACCTCATCAGCGGCATGATCCAGATGACCTCGGCCTCCATCTCCACCCTCAAACCCTATATCGAGTCCGGCCGGCTGCGCGCCCTGGCTGTGCCCGGCATCAGCCGCGCCACCGCCCTGCCCAACGTGCCCACCTTTGCCGAACAGGGCTTCAAGGACGACGTCTACACCTTCATGGCGCCCACCTCGCTGATGGCTCCAGCCAAGACGCCCGACGCCATCGTCGAGCGCATAGGCCGCGAGGTGGCCGTGGTGGTTCGACAGCCTGAGATGCAGCGCCGCCTGCAGGAAATGGGGGCCGACCCCATAGGCAACACGCCCGCCCAGGCCGCCAGCGACTACCAGTCCTACCTGCCCGTCGCCATTGCGCTGACCCAGTCCACCGGCGTGCAGCCGAACTGA
- a CDS encoding DUF1254 domain-containing protein yields the protein MTQSTTTLQQTRQALARSIGQTAFVYGYPLTETYRTCALQTAEQARLRPGSSAGSDVRAPMNTLHHAPRPSTHEDRDVVTPANDLLYSMAWLNLEGGPMLLTIPSSARHPGRYFVLPLYDAYTENFENLGPRNCNPEGETVVLIGPGGQVPPSLAHLRAVHCPTHLVWLIGRILAGDESDWPAARALQSEIRLEPAPGTVPQGRPAAIAHWCGEPVDVMAAAFENGEPAQQVAPRFFTNLCQALAEAPGRIEDRSLVAWLGQAGLVPGVPFSWEALDEPTRAGLIDGFADGVQTVAAMGSNRRPRPWTMTTNTGRYGSHFLIRARTAYLGLGALATTEAIYSASHYDADLEPLNGQQRYVMRFEAGDLPPADAFWSVTLYDSDRFLYPNDIRRHAIGDRTPGLQFGANGSLEIEIGHERPANAANWLPAPAGRFYLILRMYYPRDGVQSWRIPALQTQAVHA from the coding sequence ATGACCCAGTCCACCACGACCCTGCAGCAGACGCGCCAGGCCCTGGCCCGCTCCATAGGCCAGACCGCCTTCGTCTACGGCTACCCGCTCACCGAGACCTACCGCACCTGCGCCCTGCAGACCGCCGAGCAGGCGCGGCTGCGCCCTGGCAGCTCGGCCGGCTCGGATGTGCGCGCGCCCATGAACACGCTGCACCATGCGCCGCGCCCTTCCACCCACGAGGACCGCGACGTGGTCACTCCGGCCAACGACCTGCTGTATTCCATGGCCTGGCTGAACCTGGAAGGCGGCCCCATGCTGCTGACCATTCCATCCTCGGCCCGCCATCCGGGGCGCTACTTCGTGCTGCCGCTGTACGACGCCTATACCGAGAACTTCGAGAACCTGGGTCCGCGCAACTGCAATCCCGAAGGCGAGACCGTGGTCCTGATCGGCCCCGGCGGCCAGGTGCCGCCATCGCTGGCCCATCTGCGCGCTGTGCACTGCCCCACCCACCTGGTCTGGCTGATAGGCCGCATCCTCGCGGGCGACGAGAGCGACTGGCCTGCGGCGCGCGCACTGCAGTCGGAGATACGCCTGGAGCCAGCGCCCGGCACCGTGCCTCAGGGACGCCCCGCCGCCATCGCTCACTGGTGCGGCGAGCCCGTGGACGTCATGGCCGCAGCCTTCGAGAACGGCGAGCCCGCGCAGCAGGTGGCGCCGCGCTTTTTCACCAATCTCTGCCAGGCCCTGGCCGAGGCACCAGGCCGCATCGAGGACCGCAGCCTGGTCGCCTGGCTGGGCCAGGCCGGCTTGGTGCCCGGCGTGCCTTTTTCCTGGGAGGCGCTGGACGAGCCCACGCGCGCCGGCCTTATCGACGGCTTTGCCGACGGCGTGCAGACCGTGGCGGCCATGGGCAGCAACCGCCGTCCCCGGCCGTGGACCATGACGACCAATACAGGCCGCTACGGCAGCCACTTCTTGATCCGCGCCCGCACCGCCTACCTGGGCCTGGGCGCGCTGGCCACCACCGAGGCCATCTACTCCGCCTCTCACTACGACGCCGACCTCGAGCCACTCAACGGCCAGCAGCGCTATGTGATGCGCTTCGAAGCGGGCGACCTGCCGCCGGCCGATGCCTTCTGGTCCGTGACGCTGTATGACAGCGACCGCTTCCTCTACCCCAACGACATCCGCCGCCACGCCATCGGCGACCGCACGCCCGGGCTACAGTTCGGCGCCAACGGCAGCCTGGAGATAGAGATCGGCCACGAGCGCCCCGCCAATGCGGCCAACTGGCTGCCCGCGCCAGCCGGGCGCTTCTACCTGATACTACGCATGTACTACCCGCGCGACGGCGTGCAGAGCTGGCGCATTCCCGCCCTGCAGACACAGGCGGTGCACGCATGA
- a CDS encoding DUF1254 domain-containing protein, translating into MTAMTAAATTAELQALAEQAVTWAYPLYEMRRMRAATSPRRTEAGQAAPEGMRWCNLFTHARQLLRAGTSRVVTPNNDTLYTNAWLDLDAGPLVIDVPDTAGRYYVLGLLDFYTNPFAHIGPRLTGTQARSFLVTPPGWSGALPAGFDAPGAHIQAPTRWLWVIGRILVDGPHDLAAVHALQDGFSVAPLAGQAGVAPAPRAFVPDCDPQAPATAAHFAAQVNAALQENPPPAAQRELVERFAAVGLGSGCTGPNEDQAPVLQQALDAVLPRLRSAQSGTSQASGWIVPPLVMDNFGDDYATRAQVALKYIGMLDGREAVYPMAWTDARGQPLDGGARYRLRFVPGALPPVDAFWSITLYDARSYMLVDNPLDRYAIGDRSTGLRRDADGGLTLHIQHAAPHSEAARANWLPAPEGPFYLCLRAYLPRTDMLNGHYALPPLQRLNDEQET; encoded by the coding sequence ATGACCGCCATGACCGCCGCCGCAACGACCGCCGAACTGCAGGCCCTGGCCGAGCAAGCCGTGACCTGGGCCTACCCGCTGTACGAGATGCGCCGCATGCGCGCGGCCACCTCGCCCCGGCGCACCGAGGCGGGCCAGGCCGCGCCCGAAGGCATGCGCTGGTGCAACCTCTTCACCCACGCGCGCCAGCTGCTGCGCGCCGGCACGAGCCGCGTGGTCACGCCCAACAACGACACGCTCTACACCAATGCCTGGCTGGACCTGGACGCCGGGCCGCTGGTCATCGACGTGCCCGACACTGCGGGGCGCTACTACGTGCTGGGCCTGCTGGACTTCTACACAAATCCCTTCGCCCACATAGGGCCGCGCCTGACCGGCACCCAGGCGCGCTCCTTCCTGGTCACACCCCCGGGCTGGAGCGGCGCGCTGCCCGCGGGCTTCGATGCGCCCGGCGCCCATATCCAGGCGCCCACGCGCTGGCTCTGGGTCATAGGCCGCATCCTGGTGGACGGTCCCCACGACCTCGCGGCCGTGCATGCGCTGCAGGACGGCTTCAGCGTTGCCCCGCTGGCCGGCCAAGCGGGAGTCGCGCCCGCGCCCCGGGCCTTTGTACCAGACTGCGACCCGCAGGCCCCGGCCACGGCCGCCCACTTCGCCGCCCAGGTCAACGCCGCGCTGCAGGAGAATCCGCCGCCCGCGGCGCAGCGCGAACTGGTGGAGCGCTTTGCGGCCGTGGGCCTGGGCAGCGGCTGCACCGGGCCGAATGAGGACCAGGCCCCGGTCCTGCAGCAGGCGCTGGATGCCGTGCTGCCGCGACTGCGCAGCGCACAGTCGGGCACGAGCCAGGCCTCCGGCTGGATCGTGCCGCCGCTGGTGATGGACAACTTCGGCGACGACTACGCCACCCGCGCCCAGGTGGCGCTCAAGTACATAGGCATGCTGGACGGGCGCGAAGCCGTCTACCCCATGGCCTGGACCGATGCCCGGGGCCAGCCCCTGGACGGCGGCGCGCGCTACCGCCTGCGCTTCGTGCCCGGGGCCCTGCCGCCCGTGGACGCGTTCTGGTCCATCACCCTGTACGACGCGCGCAGCTACATGCTGGTGGACAACCCGCTGGACCGCTACGCCATAGGCGACCGCAGCACCGGCCTGCGCCGCGATGCCGACGGCGGCCTGACCCTGCACATACAGCACGCCGCGCCACACAGTGAAGCCGCGCGCGCCAACTGGCTGCCCGCGCCCGAAGGCCCCTTCTACCTCTGCCTGCGCGCCTACCTGCCGCGCACCGACATGCTGAACGGGCACTACGCACTGCCGCCGCTGCAGCGCCTGAACGATGAACAGGAGACCTGA
- a CDS encoding alkyl sulfatase dimerization domain-containing protein, giving the protein MDSKDDDKPFLLVGTGSETVAPGLHILRGQGQSFVAETDAGLVVVDAGPGGSVTQGMIDSLRALSDAPVHALCYSHGHIGYNAGVPQWLEHARQRGEPAPRLIAHRNVPRRHTRYRETQALQHRMAEVQFNRSPGFFERRLAMHEPTETFDQRLVIGSGEQRIELLWAPSETDDAIALWSPARRVIYGGAALLDSIPNIGTPFRTLRDTVRWAGTLEALAALNPRIAVREFGPVIEGEAEVQKVLTHTARALRWLRAEVVSLMNQGLGEQQVLARMHYPEELFGVPWMKPTYGDPSYIVRDIYRSENGWWDRNPTTLHPEPPEAVGAAVARAITDKPAVIASAQALADAGQWQLALHVIDLLATAHGDAPELTQARALKAAWLRERAAQVASYVSRNLYKVSADMIEQGTQGRFGIR; this is encoded by the coding sequence ATGGACAGCAAAGATGACGACAAGCCCTTCCTGCTCGTGGGCACGGGCAGCGAAACCGTGGCCCCGGGCCTGCACATACTGCGCGGCCAGGGCCAGTCCTTCGTGGCCGAGACGGACGCCGGCCTGGTGGTCGTGGACGCCGGCCCCGGCGGCTCCGTCACCCAGGGCATGATCGACAGCCTGCGCGCGCTCAGCGACGCGCCCGTGCATGCGCTGTGCTACAGCCACGGCCACATCGGCTACAACGCCGGCGTGCCCCAGTGGCTGGAGCATGCGCGCCAGCGCGGCGAGCCAGCGCCCCGCCTCATCGCCCACCGCAACGTGCCGCGCCGCCACACACGCTACCGCGAGACCCAGGCCCTGCAGCACCGCATGGCCGAAGTGCAGTTCAACCGCTCGCCCGGCTTCTTCGAGCGCCGGCTGGCCATGCACGAGCCCACCGAAACCTTTGACCAGCGCCTGGTCATAGGCAGCGGCGAGCAGCGCATCGAACTGCTGTGGGCACCGTCCGAGACCGACGACGCCATCGCCCTGTGGAGCCCCGCGCGGCGCGTGATCTACGGCGGCGCGGCACTGCTGGACTCCATTCCCAACATTGGCACGCCGTTTCGCACGCTGCGCGACACCGTGCGCTGGGCCGGCACGCTCGAAGCCCTGGCCGCACTCAATCCGCGCATCGCCGTGCGCGAATTCGGCCCCGTGATCGAGGGCGAGGCCGAAGTGCAGAAGGTGCTCACCCACACGGCCCGCGCGCTGCGCTGGCTGCGCGCCGAAGTGGTCAGCCTCATGAACCAGGGACTGGGCGAGCAGCAGGTACTGGCCCGGATGCACTACCCCGAGGAGCTGTTCGGCGTGCCCTGGATGAAGCCCACCTATGGCGACCCCAGCTACATCGTGCGCGACATCTACCGCTCGGAAAACGGCTGGTGGGACCGCAATCCCACCACCCTGCACCCCGAGCCGCCCGAAGCCGTGGGCGCCGCCGTGGCCCGGGCCATCACCGACAAGCCCGCCGTCATCGCCAGCGCCCAGGCCCTGGCCGACGCCGGCCAGTGGCAGCTGGCCCTGCACGTCATCGACCTGCTGGCCACCGCTCATGGCGATGCGCCCGAACTCACCCAGGCGCGCGCCCTCAAGGCCGCCTGGCTGCGCGAGCGCGCGGCCCAGGTCGCCAGCTATGTATCGCGCAATCTCTACAAAGTCAGCGCCGACATGATCGAGCAAGGCACGCAGGGCCGCTTCGGCATCCGCTAG